From one Anopheles cruzii chromosome 3, idAnoCruzAS_RS32_06, whole genome shotgun sequence genomic stretch:
- the LOC128272291 gene encoding putative RNA polymerase II subunit B1 CTD phosphatase RPAP2 homolog: protein MWNEDINVFRNGHVPKETATKVNRANLPRRARNFSKEQLQKALRKKKECNAKAQHIVETLIEAGRSEEEFLTMLRDINQCHMEDIIQERAIVKLCGYPLCDTELKNIPKQQYAISGTRNKVFDITERKNFCSGQCYKASNFVKQQMLTSPLWMRKHEDVPSFRLLNGRQQVYRETDVKAPLAIGEVCFGELKIVERTYSGNPEQREEKLSEEPEREIERDYSNQTARSSTVGGLLSTDLSLATASDLRKLMHEMTI, encoded by the exons ATGTGGAACGAAGATATAAATGTTTTCCGTAATGGCCATGTTCCGAAGGAAACGGCAACAAAAGTTAATCGCGCGAACCTTCCTCGTCGAGCACGGAATTTCAG CAAAGAACAGCTTCAGAAGGCGCTGCGCAAGAAAAAAGAATGCAACGCAAAAGCGCAGCATATCGTGGAGACTCTGATTGAGGCGGGACGATCGGAGGAAGAGTTTCTCACGATGCTAAGAGATATCAACCAGTGCCACATGGAAGACATCATTCAGGAGCGGGCCATAGTGAAACTTTGCGGTTACCCCTTGTGCGATACCGAGTTGAAAAA CATTCCGAAACAGCAGTACGCGATTTCTGGGACCCGCAATAAGGTGTTCGACATCACGGAGCGAAAAAACTTTTGTTCCGGTCAATGCTATAAGGCTTCAAACTTCGTTAAACAACAAATGTTAACCAGCCCTCTTTGGATGCGAAAGCATGAAGATGTTCCGAGCTTCAGGCTACTGAACGGACGGCAGCAGGTGTACCGGGAGACGGATGTTAAGGCGCCCCTTGCCATAGGAGAAGTCTGTTTCGGAGAGTTGAAGATCGTGGAGCGAACGTACAGCGGTAACCCGGAACAACGGGAGGAAAAGCTTTCGGAAGAACCCGAAAGAGAGATTGAACGAGATTATTCCAACCAAACGGCACGCTCTAGTACCGTTGGCGGGCTACTATCAACTGATCTTTCCCTCGCCACCGCAAGTGATTTGAGGAAATTAATGCATGAAATGACTATTTGA